From a region of the Candidatus Dormiibacterota bacterium genome:
- a CDS encoding sulfite exporter TauE/SafE family protein, giving the protein MTLEQAILPAAAAFIGGAINSVAGGGSFLTFPALIFAGVPPIPANATNNAAMWVGTIGGARGYWSDVREHKRLLISVASVSSVGALLGAILLLRTPAVTFAHLIPWLLLFATTVFALSPLLTRHAPDGIPSHSPWQIVLQFCVSVYGGYFGAGMGILMLAILTFTGLPSFNATNGMKNVLSVVINGMALIPFLFARIIDWRFALPMAVIALLGGYFGAKFFRRVPPLLARTIVISIGVAMTIAFFLRH; this is encoded by the coding sequence TTTATCGGCGGCGCAATCAACAGCGTGGCCGGAGGCGGGAGTTTTCTCACCTTCCCGGCGCTGATTTTTGCCGGCGTCCCGCCCATCCCGGCGAACGCTACGAACAACGCGGCCATGTGGGTGGGTACCATCGGCGGCGCTCGCGGCTATTGGAGCGACGTGCGCGAGCACAAGCGCCTGCTCATCTCGGTTGCGAGCGTGAGCAGCGTCGGCGCGCTGTTGGGTGCCATATTGCTATTGCGTACGCCGGCCGTTACGTTCGCCCACTTGATCCCCTGGTTGCTGCTGTTCGCTACGACCGTGTTTGCGCTGAGCCCGCTCCTCACCCGGCACGCGCCGGATGGCATTCCCAGCCACTCGCCGTGGCAGATCGTACTGCAATTCTGCGTCTCGGTGTACGGCGGCTATTTCGGGGCGGGCATGGGCATCTTAATGCTCGCGATTCTAACCTTTACCGGTCTGCCGAGTTTCAATGCGACCAACGGCATGAAGAACGTGCTCTCGGTCGTCATCAACGGCATGGCGCTCATTCCATTTCTGTTCGCGCGCATCATCGACTGGCGATTTGCGTTGCCGATGGCCGTCATCGCGCTATTGGGCGGCTATTTTGGAGCGAAATTCTTTCGTCGCGTTCCGCCGTTACTCGCGCGTACGATCGTCATCAGCATCGGCGTCGCCATGACGATCGCCTTTTTCCTGCGCCACTAA